The Gemmatimonadota bacterium region GGTGGCGCCGGCGGCAGGTAAGTGACGTTGGCGGCGTACCGGACCCCCGGCTCCCAATGGAGGATCTCGAGTCGGTCGTGCCGGGTGACTTTCCCGGTACTGTCCCGGAAGATGGTGTCGAATCGGGCCCCAACCTGATCGGTCACGCCGTTGAGCGGTACCTTTTCCATGTTCGGCCGCTTCCGGATGCTCGGGAGGAACGACCAGGCCAGGGCGGCTGGGGCCTTGATGTCGAGCACCACCCGATTAGCAATTACCGCAACGAAACTGTCGGCGACGGCCGCGCTGGGACGGCTTTGGGCGGCGGGGGTCGGCGGAGGGCCGATCGGAGCGATCAGGAGCCTAAGGGCAATGGCGGAGAGCGTAGTCATGAATTCAAAAGTAGCCATTGTCAACGTCGGGTACCGGTCCACCAACTTCTGGGTGGTGAGCGCGGGGGCGGTCCCGCCTGCTGGTCGATCTTGGCTGGCCCGGGATGTTCAAAGCCCTGAGGATCTCAAACGCCGGGGCATGCGGCTCACCGTAACCGAAGAGCAGGTCAGCGCCATTCCGGGAATGAAGCGGTACACCGCGCGGAGGGTGCCAAGCTGGTCTACCCGGGCCACGGGCCGATCCGTTCACTCTGACCCGGTGGAGTTGTCCTTGAGGTACCGATCGAAGAAACCGAGCATGTCCTGCAGCATCTGCTTGGTGTTTTCCCGGCCGTAGACGTAGTAGGTCTCTCCCGGGTAGGCCTTGTACTCGACCAGCTTGGAGTGCTTGGCCAACTCCCGGGCATACTTCCACGCCGCGTAGTCGGTGTCCAGGACGTCGAGCCCATAGCCGTGAATGACCATGGCCGGCGCGGTGGCGTTCTTGGCTTTGAGGATGGCCGAGCTCCGCTGGTAAATCGCCTCGACCGCGGGGGTCGACGGCCACTGCCCCAACTCGTAGTGGAGGAGCTGGCTGTGCTGGAGCACCGGGACGATGTTGTGGAAATCCTTCACGTCGCCGTATCCCGACCCCGAAATCGCGGCCTGAAAGACCCCCGGCGCGAATGAAATCGCATACATCGTGAGCATTCCGCCGTAGCTGATGCCGGTGATGCCGATCTTGCCCGGATCGACGTACGGCTGCCGCTTGGCCCAGGCCACCCCGGCCAGCACGTCGCGAAGATCGCCGTGGCCCCAGTCGCGGTTGTTCAGGTCCTCGAATCGCTTACCGTACCCCGAGCTGCCGCGCACGTTCGGCGCGATCATCACGTACCCGCGGCTCGTGAAAAACTGGGCCTGAAGCTGGTAGTTGTCGCTGAACTGCCCGGTCGGGCCACCGTGGACGTACATGATGACCGGGGCGCGATCGCCGGAGCGGAGGTTCTTCGGTTTGTAGAGGTAGGCATGGATGGTCAGGCCGTCGTTGACCCAGCTGATCTTCTCCGGCGTGATCAGATCGGCCGCCGCGCCGTTCGGATCTGAGTCGGTGAGTTGCTTCGGCTGGCCGCCGGCCGCCGCGACGACGTAAAGGTCCTGCGCCTTGGTCGGGGTGCCGAACCCGTAGGAAATCCGGGTCCCATCCGGCGACCACTCGGCTCGCGTCACCATGCCGGTCTCGGGCCCGACCACGGTCCGCGCCGGACCGCCGGCCGCGGGGACCACCTTGAGGCTCTGGGTCCCGTTGGTCATCGACAGGAACAGGACCTGGCTCCCGTCCGGCGACCACCGGGCATCGCTCTGGTCCGCCGCGTCGGGCGCGAGCTGACGGGGCACGCCGCCCGACAGCGGCTGAACCCAATACGTTGCCCACCCGCTCCGTTGGGACCGGAACATTACGGTCTTCCCATTGGGCGATACCCGGACGAAACCGAACGAAGCCCCTTGGCGATAGTCGAAGAAGTCGCGGTCCGAAAGCACCGGCCGGGTCGGGCCGCCGGCTGCCGC contains the following coding sequences:
- a CDS encoding S9 family peptidase; protein product: MTWKAGGRQASGPRRPCGGPSNVRPSPAPTRTTGWISPPTCSVSYNMEALVMTRHSLESLVLALAAWSTGAAQDGGRPAIDQLQSVVPAIGTGEAPVWSADGASLLYLGGADGGLWTVGADGGRPTRLADALGGATQLRRSPDGRMVTYVKSVLGGNDIFGWDLGSKTERRISALSGHIRSYSFSPDGRSIALANDRNGSEDIWVLDVAAGSARRVTSSPLYEGFPSWTPDGATILYTRLDARWVDHDVFAMAAAGGPTRPVLSDRDFFDYRQGASFGFVRVSPNGKTVMFRSQRSGWATYWVQPLSGGVPRQLAPDAADQSDARWSPDGSQVLFLSMTNGTQSLKVVPAAGGPARTVVGPETGMVTRAEWSPDGTRISYGFGTPTKAQDLYVVAAAGGQPKQLTDSDPNGAAADLITPEKISWVNDGLTIHAYLYKPKNLRSGDRAPVIMYVHGGPTGQFSDNYQLQAQFFTSRGYVMIAPNVRGSSGYGKRFEDLNNRDWGHGDLRDVLAGVAWAKRQPYVDPGKIGITGISYGGMLTMYAISFAPGVFQAAISGSGYGDVKDFHNIVPVLQHSQLLHYELGQWPSTPAVEAIYQRSSAILKAKNATAPAMVIHGYGLDVLDTDYAAWKYARELAKHSKLVEYKAYPGETYYVYGRENTKQMLQDMLGFFDRYLKDNSTGSE